AATACGGACAATGCCGAATACTCCTTCATTAGTGGGCGAAGGAATGAGTGTAATTTGCCCTAATGAATTAATAAGTGAGGAAGACATAAAAGAAATTGAAGAATTGTTTCATTCATTTGGAAAAACAGAAATCTTAGAAGAAAAACTAATGGACGCTGTTCCGGCGATTAGTGGTTCATCACCTGCCTATATTTATTTGATGATAGAGGCAATGGCTGATGGTGGGGTTCGTCAAGGAATTCCAAGGGATAAGGCATACCGACTTGCATCCCAGGCAGTTCTTGGAGCTGCCAAAATGGTTCTTGAAACTGGAATCCATCCAGGGGCACTAAAAGACAATGTGTGTACTCCAGGCGGTGCAACGATTGAAGCTGTGGCTATGCTAGAGAAAAGTCATTTTAGGGGAGCAGTGCTTGCTGCGATGGAGAGTTGTACAGAAAAGATAAAGTCCCTGTAAATAGGGGGTTACTCTGTTAGTTTTTGGCAAACGTAAGCAAAATAAATACAGAGCTATATGATGCTTTTGATGCCCTATTGATTGTATTTAGACCATAACTTTGCCCGTTGATTTCCACTCCGGGCACTTGCTTTCCGCGGGGAGGGATGGGAGCCTCCTCGGCGTGCCGCCTGTGGGGTCTCCCATTCCCTCAAATCCCGCAGGAGTCAAGTGCCCTCCGCTCCAATCAACTCAGGTAGGTTAAGTAGAAAGTCAAAAAGTTTCTTTTTTTATTCGGGCACGATTACGCTGTTTTCGCCTTTTCCTGTTCGGATAGGGCACGCATTCGGACTCGATCTCTCTGTTTTTTCCTGCCCTTTCCGAATAAGACTTGTAATCAAAGATCACCAATGATTTCCGAAAGCCTCTATTTTACCTTTCTAGAGGAATCAAAACAGGTTAGAGTTTACGAATTTAGCTTAATCGTGCATGTAATGGTTAAAAAAGGAAATTAAGCTTGTAAAAATCATTTTGTAAAAAGGTCAAAATGGAGGAAACGTTTATCTTCTTGATTAAATAGGGGCTATTATACCTTTTTTACGTTAACTATGTTAAAGTCTAATGATCATTTTGACATCCTGTTGATTGGAACGGAAGATGCGAGACTCCTGCGGGAGTACGGTGCTGGGGAGACCCCGCAGGTGCTGGAAGCGCCGAGGAGGCTCCCCGAACCGCCCGCGGAAAGCGAAGCATCTGGAGTGGAAATCAACAGGCAAGTATCAAAGAGCCTTACATTGAATGAGACTTTTTTCAGTGCCTTCTGTGGAAAGCGAAGCAACTGGAACGGAAATTAAGGTATGTTAATTAATTAGAGAATTCCTAGGCTATTTAAAAAGTTATTATTGTGTTCTAGGTTCAGCAGTTGCAGTCACCGAAGTCATTAAGCCAACACAGATGATCGTAAGGAATGAATAAAAAAACTTCTCCCATCCAACAACTTTAATTCCTCCTATAACAACAACAGCATCAATGAAAAAAATAATAATTCCAATATTGATAGTAGTTAGTTTTGTGATCAATTGTGCGAGTAAATCGGTACCACCGGTACTTGTTTCGTAACGAAGCATGAGACCAACTCCAACTCCAACTATCAACCCACCAATTATTGTGCTAGGTAGAATACTGAGATGTATTTTTCCATTCATGAATGAAAATAGATCAATACAAAAAGAAGAGATGATGAGACCATGAATGCTGTAATAGAAATATCTTCTCTCATAGATCCAAGCTAAAGCATAAAGGGGGATGCTTAAAAAAATAATACTAATTCCTGTTGGCCAGCCGTAAAAATAATGAATGATTAATCCAAGCCCTATGATTCCTCCATCTAGTAAATGATAGGGCACTAAAAATCCATCTATGCCAAGGCCTAATAATGTACTTCCTGCCACTATCGCCAATATTTTTTCAACGATACGTCATCACTCCCTACCCGTCCTACTCCATAAAAATATGAAATAAGTAAACAATTAGAAGTGAAAATAAAAAAAGAGGATGAAACTTTTTGTTTCATCCTCTTTACCATGTTCAATTTAATTAGTCCATCATTTTGACGATTTTTTTGGAAATAGTAAGTAAAACTAATCCTAGTACGATGGCCATGAATCCAATAATACTGAAAATTTCAAAATAACCCATTGATTGAGTTAATGCTCCTAGCTGTCCAGCAAGGATGTTTGCCACACCTGACGCTGCAAGCCATACACCCATTAACAGGGAAGCGAGTTTGATAGGAGCAATCTTACTTACAAGCGATAATCCTACTGGAGAAAGAAGTAGTTCTCCAAGGGTATGCATTAGGTATGTTAATGTGATAATTAAGATGCTTGCTTTTGCATGGATATTATGGTCATCACTGCCAGTTTTGAATACGGCAAGTAATAGAACCATGTAGCCAAGACCTAATAGAACCATTCCGAATCCCATTTTTGAAGGGATTTTGAAGTCCCCGCGCTTAGTGTAGGAAAGCTTTAACCAAAGAGCAGAAAGGATTGGAGCAAGAATGACAATAAATAATGGGTTTAATGACTGGAACCATGCTGTTGGAACTTCCCAACCAAATAATTTACGATCCACAAACTTATCAGTATAAAGTGTTAAAGAGCCTCCTGCTTGTTCAAATCCTGCCCAGAAGAAGACAACAAATGCAGCAAGAATGAAGATTACAGTTGTACGTTGTTTTTCCTTCTTTGTTAGCGGTTTCTTCTCGACTATACCTTGATTGGAGACGGGTTTGCCGGTAGGCTTTTTACCGATATCACCTAAATAACGATTTCCTAAGAGATTAAATAGCAATTGACCAAGAATCATTCCGATTGAAGCTGCTAAAAATCCATATCTAAAGCCATGTTGAACAATTCCGTCAACTTTAGTCATAAATAGATTATCTGATAGATAACCAACAACTAGAGGAGAGAAAAATGCTCCGATGTTGATTCCCATATAGAAAATTGTAAAGGCACCATCACGACGGCGGTCATTCGGTTGGTATAGTTCTCCAACGAGTGTAGAAATATTTGGTTTGAAAAATCCATTTCCAATGATTATCAATGTTAATCCAAGATAGAAGGCAAATTTACTTTGATCAGCAAATAAAGCAAAGTTACCAATTGCCATCGTGATTCCACCTAAAGTGATTGCTAAGCGTCTTCCAAGGTATCGGTCGGATAAATAACCTCCAATAAGCGGAGTAAAGTAAACTGCTCCTGTAAAGAATCCATATATGCTCATCGCGATGCTATCTTTAAATCCTAAACCGCCTCCAACAAGTGAAGTGGTTAAATATAGGACAAGAATTGCGCGCATACCATAATAGCTGAATCTTTCCCACATTTCTGTAAAGAACAGTAAGTAAAGACCTGGTGGATGCTTTTTCGTGGCCGCTACTTGCTGTTCGGACTTGTTAACTTCTATTGTAGTGTCCATACTGTACCTCCTATTGTCCATAGTGAAAGAGTTCTTTTATTATTCTAATTTAATAGATAGACAGTGGTCAATAGAAAGTTATAACAGTAAAAAGAGTTGATATATTAGGAATTGAGGGAATATTTTACGTTGTGGGATAGTCAGAATAAAAGATATATTAATATAATATAAGTGTCTTTTTGGAAAGAACATTACAAGTAAAAAAACTTATCGAATTATTTCCGATAAGTTAAGGGACACTCGCCGATTGGCGAGTCTCTAGGGGCGATGATAGAGTCGTAGTTGCTCTTCTGATTGGCTAAAAAGGGTGGTTAGAAAGTGGTTGCAAGCTGTGAAAAGATTTGGGCATGTTGATGCTCATCATCGGCAGCTTTTAAAATACGTTCTTTAAACTGCTGATCGGTTATTTGTGAAGCGAGATTTCGATAAAAAGGGACGGTTTCTTGTTCATCCTTTAAGGAGTCTCGTACGCCTCTTTTGAATGAGCTTGGTAGTGCAACACCTAATGTTAATGGTGGATACTTACCCGATAAATCTAAGTAGCCCTTTGCAAACCAATGGAAATGCTTAATTTCATCCTGCCGAATCCCTAAAATAGCCTGGCGGGTTTGTTTGTTGGGGGCTAATTCAGCAAGTCTTGTGTAGTACTGGACCGCTTGAAATTCATCGTTCATAGCTTTTGAAATTTGTTTTAAAAGCTGCCGGTTTTGCCGATATTCAAAGCCCTCTTGATCGAAATAAGGCTGATAGTACATTCTTTTCCCTCCTCAATATATCAGTGCATTGTATGCATGATAGATGCCTCAGGACCGCCTATTTTTAGCTATTAAGAAAGTTTAACTTAGCTAATGCATTAAAGGATGTTTCGAGCGTTTTATTATTAATCAATACTTAAATCGCATAAGTGCAACTACGCTTCTGTCATCAACGCCAATCAGCGAG
The Neobacillus sp. PS3-40 genome window above contains:
- the proC gene encoding pyrroline-5-carboxylate reductase, producing MMKNIGFIGSGKMAQAMIGGMLTSNMLDPENIMASAATENTVEKVKQKYGINTTSVNRNVAQFADVLILAVKPDLHSTIIEEIKTEVKQDVIIVTIAAGITLANIETYFGRKIKVIRTMPNTPSLVGEGMSVICPNELISEEDIKEIEELFHSFGKTEILEEKLMDAVPAISGSSPAYIYLMIEAMADGGVRQGIPRDKAYRLASQAVLGAAKMVLETGIHPGALKDNVCTPGGATIEAVAMLEKSHFRGAVLAAMESCTEKIKSL
- a CDS encoding YitT family protein; the encoded protein is MVEKILAIVAGSTLLGLGIDGFLVPYHLLDGGIIGLGLIIHYFYGWPTGISIIFLSIPLYALAWIYERRYFYYSIHGLIISSFCIDLFSFMNGKIHLSILPSTIIGGLIVGVGVGLMLRYETSTGGTDLLAQLITKLTTINIGIIIFFIDAVVVIGGIKVVGWEKFFYSFLTIICVGLMTSVTATAEPRTQ
- a CDS encoding peptide MFS transporter: MDTTIEVNKSEQQVAATKKHPPGLYLLFFTEMWERFSYYGMRAILVLYLTTSLVGGGLGFKDSIAMSIYGFFTGAVYFTPLIGGYLSDRYLGRRLAITLGGITMAIGNFALFADQSKFAFYLGLTLIIIGNGFFKPNISTLVGELYQPNDRRRDGAFTIFYMGINIGAFFSPLVVGYLSDNLFMTKVDGIVQHGFRYGFLAASIGMILGQLLFNLLGNRYLGDIGKKPTGKPVSNQGIVEKKPLTKKEKQRTTVIFILAAFVVFFWAGFEQAGGSLTLYTDKFVDRKLFGWEVPTAWFQSLNPLFIVILAPILSALWLKLSYTKRGDFKIPSKMGFGMVLLGLGYMVLLLAVFKTGSDDHNIHAKASILIITLTYLMHTLGELLLSPVGLSLVSKIAPIKLASLLMGVWLAASGVANILAGQLGALTQSMGYFEIFSIIGFMAIVLGLVLLTISKKIVKMMD
- a CDS encoding ferritin-like domain-containing protein; protein product: MYYQPYFDQEGFEYRQNRQLLKQISKAMNDEFQAVQYYTRLAELAPNKQTRQAILGIRQDEIKHFHWFAKGYLDLSGKYPPLTLGVALPSSFKRGVRDSLKDEQETVPFYRNLASQITDQQFKERILKAADDEHQHAQIFSQLATTF